TATTATGCTTACGTAACAGTGATACAGGGACGCTGCTTTCAGCACCTAGGACAGCGTCATATGTGCTTTTGTCTGAGAGAATAAATGTCCTCCAGTAGAAACGCACGATTATAACCCCACCTGAAAGTCAttaccaacacacacacacacacacacacatacaattatatatatatatattaaacgtCCTCTAGATATAAAACATGCTGACATTTGAACATTAatgcatgatgatgatgatgatgatgatgatgatgataataataataataataataataataataataataataatcccaaataattaaatagtagctttaaataattgatttagaaatatttcatttgtaCAGACAGCATAAATAAAACTATGGTGACGCATGATGCATCATACTCTTCCATTGTAAGGTTCTTTGTTGTGAGTTTGACAGCCGGTGCTGATGTTGTGCCTTTAAGAGGCAGTTCTCTTGCTATTGGTTATTGCGCTTTATGCCTACACCAATCACATGCAGAATTGTACAAAGAGATCTACTCCCTCCCCCACTGACATTACAACGTTCAGTGCAAGCGGAGGCGAGGGATGCTCTAATCGCTCCGATAAAATggattttaacatatttttgaggCAAAATGGTCAAGCTAAATTGTCGTCGTGGTGGGATCCCTAGTTTTTATTAGCACGGCGAATCGTCTGGATTTTATATCAAAATGCCAAAGAAGGTGGCATTCAGATGGCGGAGACATTATTTGctcttcttttttctctttcttcttttgtgGAGTACGACAGAAGGACAGACTCGCTACTCAATTCCAGAGGAATTAAATGTGGGCGCTGTGGTTGGAAATATTGCAAAAGATTTAGGTTTGAAAATATCTGAGTTGTATGACCGTAAATTGCGAATAGCCTCTGAATCAGGTAAGCAGTATTTCAGCTTGGATTTACGCAGAGGAGAGATAGTGGTTAATGAAAGAATCGACAGAGAAATCCTTTGTGGAGAAAACGCAAATTGTCTGTTGCCTCTTCAAATCGTTATCGAGGACCCTTTACAACTTTACAGAGTGGAAGTCGACATACAGGATATTAATGACAATTACCCGCATTTTCAGTTGACGGACCGCGTTTTAAAAATAGCAGAATCCACTGTTCCTGGCGTGCGCTTTCCTTTGGAGAGCGCAGTAGACCCAGATGTAGGCAGTAACTCTTTGAAATCGTACACGTTGAGTAAAGACGAATgtttcagtttaaaaataaaagatcttGGTGATGGTCGAAAGGTACCAGAATTAGTTCTGGAGAAACCTTTGGATCGCGAGAAGAAACCGATGCATCAGTTAATGTTAACTGCCTTAGACGGAGGGAACCCGGTTAGATCTGGAACGTCCCAAATTAATGTCACAGTGCTGGATAACAACGACAACAATCCAGTATTTGagaaaaatgtttacaaaatagCTATTGCTGAAAACACTAAACAAGGTACGACATTTCTAAAAGTTGAAGCAAAAGACTTGGACGAAGGTCAAAATGGAGAGATAAAATATTCCTTAGGAGAGCACACATCTGATGCTTTGCGCTCATTGTTTCACATCGATGAGAAAACCGGGGAAATTTTTCTGAACGGGGAATTGGACTATGAAATCACTCCTATGTACAACATTGAGATACGTGCCAGAGACAGAGGTGTCCCCGAAATGGAGGGCCATTGCACGGTAAAAATAGAAGTCTCGGATATTAACGACAATCCACCGCAGATACTGCTTACGTCTAAACCTAGTCCTGTGCGCGAGGACGCGCCAAGCGGGACAGTTGTAGCGTTAATAAGCGCACGGGACATTGACTCTGGTGAAAATGGAAAAGTCAGACTACAGACACAGTCTGACcttccatttattttaaaaccatCTTTCTCAAATGAATATTCGTTGGTTACAAATGGTGTTTTAGACCGCGAATCGTTCCCGGAGTATAACGTGGAAATCACTGCATTTGACTCAGGCTCTCCGCCTTTAAGTAGCAAAACAATAATTCCAGTTAAAATTCTTGATGTTAACGATAATTCCCCGAAGTTCTCTGATAGCGTGTATTATGTGTACATAACAGAGAATAACACTCCAGGCTCTATTATCTGTTCAGTATCCGCCCAAGACGTTGATGTCGGCGTAAATGGCAAAATCTCATACTCCATTGAGAACCCTAAAGTTTGGGATACTCCAATATCATCGTATATGTACATAAACTCTGACAATGGAAGCATATTTAGCATGCATTCGTTTGACTTcgaaaaaataaaagtgtttgagGTCATCGTTCAGGCTAAAGATCATGGCTCTCCATCTCTAAGCAGCAACGCCACAGTGTATGTGTTTATTTTGGACCAGAACGACAATGTTCCCTCTGTCATTTACCCGTCCGCACTCATGGGGTCTGTCTCTCATCAGAGGATGCCCCGTTCTGCTAAAGCAGGACATCTCGTTACTAAGGTAACAGCAGTGGACGCGGACTCGGGTCATAACGCCTGGCTCTTCTACAGGCTCGCGGAGGCCACGGACGTGTCACTGTTCAGTGTGAATTTGCATACGGGAGAGGTGAGGACTAAACGCGCTGTTTCAGAGCAGGATGACTCCTCTCAGAGACTGATGATAGAGATAAAGGATAATGGAGGCCCGGAGCTTTCTACTACGGTTACGGTGGATATGCTAATAGAGGATGGGTTT
The DNA window shown above is from Ctenopharyngodon idella isolate HZGC_01 chromosome 10, HZGC01, whole genome shotgun sequence and carries:
- the LOC127521232 gene encoding protocadherin gamma-C5-like isoform X24; the protein is MPKKVAFRWRRHYLLFFFLFLLLWSTTEGQTRYSIPEELNVGAVVGNIAKDLGLKISELYDRKLRIASESGKQYFSLDLRRGEIVVNERIDREILCGENANCLLPLQIVIEDPLQLYRVEVDIQDINDNYPHFQLTDRVLKIAESTVPGVRFPLESAVDPDVGSNSLKSYTLSKDECFSLKIKDLGDGRKVPELVLEKPLDREKKPMHQLMLTALDGGNPVRSGTSQINVTVLDNNDNNPVFEKNVYKIAIAENTKQGTTFLKVEAKDLDEGQNGEIKYSLGEHTSDALRSLFHIDEKTGEIFLNGELDYEITPMYNIEIRARDRGVPEMEGHCTVKIEVSDINDNPPQILLTSKPSPVREDAPSGTVVALISARDIDSGENGKVRLQTQSDLPFILKPSFSNEYSLVTNGVLDRESFPEYNVEITAFDSGSPPLSSKTIIPVKILDVNDNSPKFSDSVYYVYITENNTPGSIICSVSAQDVDVGVNGKISYSIENPKVWDTPISSYMYINSDNGSIFSMHSFDFEKIKVFEVIVQAKDHGSPSLSSNATVYVFILDQNDNVPSVIYPSALMGSVSHQRMPRSAKAGHLVTKVTAVDADSGHNAWLFYRLAEATDVSLFSVNLHTGEVRTKRAVSEQDDSSQRLMIEIKDNGGPELSTTVTVDMLIEDGFHEPISDYYKKNVEPSKKSGKITLYLIISLAAVSLLSLVTFFILLVKCARGSRGGSSCCIRRTDSEYKNPNRNLQIQLNTDGPIKYVEVLGGDMMSQSQSFGSYLSPMSEFSDLTLVKPSSTTNFTDTLNVLDASLPDSAWTFESQQQKPPNSDWRFPPNQRPGPSGTHRFHTLQQRWTPYEKSRAGVRPDEAGAGAGVIAGTGPWPNPPTEAEQLQALMAAANEVSEATATLGPRYNPQYGPDYRQNVYIPGSTATLTANPQQQVPQQALPPPQALPPAEVPKAAQTPASKKKPTKKDKK